In one window of Oncorhynchus gorbuscha isolate QuinsamMale2020 ecotype Even-year linkage group LG23, OgorEven_v1.0, whole genome shotgun sequence DNA:
- the LOC124011442 gene encoding mitochondrial import receptor subunit TOM5 homolog: protein MFKLEGLGPKMDPEAMKKKMRQDVISSVRNFLIYIALLRATPYILKKLDSI, encoded by the exons ATGTTCAAACTCGAGGGGTTAGGGCCGAAAATGGACCCAGAGGCGATGAAGAAAAAGATGCGACAGGACGTAATCTCGTCCGTGCGCAATTTCCTAATCTATATTGCCCTTCTCAGAGCCA CTCCATATATTCTGAAGAAGTTGGACAGCATTTGA
- the LOC124010985 gene encoding zinc finger and BTB domain-containing protein 5-like isoform X1 produces the protein MRAVLNEREPAPLVYISGTSMGTLQDDMPAKMDFPGHFENIFQQLNHQRVSGQLCDCVIVVGGQHFRAHRSVLAACSTHFRALLNAVEGDGAGASVMELDLEVVTPEAFSTLLDMIYTSTLTLGVSNVMDVLLAASHLHLNTVVKACKHHLTSRSFPTSPPRGWSSPVQQQRFSHAVDQQHLRQSPSQAAAMAGVNSRQQRSVLLQQLGLSLVTSALEGSLDVGETELDASQAGGRDGGVGADGSMEQLAALSGRRHHKRKSSSPQMFQEERLNSKQSGCRLSEGNHGEGCPRVSRSNGGDELHSPDSLKTDECLCLERGSAEKQEEKYEGTLQEEVQLPSQSDSNVGGTQDDGGEDLPQDHTGGSQVDGGIVFKVKVGEDGEEEDHKMDVVVKSEQVNSYPDTSGVFNYPPFPSEDTGDHQDEPVNDEKDILSPKGNDPSSSNPQASSNPQTDIHPLQDNTDGGDGFSDNEGLDRNQDLGLSCILNPRSQLEALGEDSLINTTISEAQAESNEAVRSLQNSEATNASSSSLMFPVTSVPFQQLLSSEGHSFGDGFILQSTQTQDVLGGFLRGIRPDVGTLGSLSLSTSLSRSSRAEMTGVGGSLGLPVYRRIAPKVNPNSEGQIDGQPQDPSSSGPAGGDTAPRPALTRASEDVLSKCKKAMMEHNVLVVEGARKYACRICCKTFLNLTDCKKHIRVHTGEKPYACLKCGKRFSQSSHLYKHSKTTCLRWQSSHLPATLL, from the exons ATGAGGGCTGTACTGAACGAGCGTGAGCCAGCTCCTCTGGTCTATATTTCAGGCACGAGCATGGGGACACTGCAAGATGATATGCCG GCAAAGATGGACTTCCCAGGTCACTTCGAGAACATCTTCCAGCAGCTGAATCACCAGCGTGTCAGTGGTCAGCTCTGTGACTGTGTGATCGTAGTGGGGGGCCAACACTTCAGGGCCCACCGCTCTGTCCTGGCAGCCTGCAGTACACACTTCAGGGCCCTTCTGAATGCAGTGGAGGGGGATGGTGCAGGAGCCAGTGTGATGGAGCTGGATCTGGAGGTAGTGACTCCTGAGGCTTTCTCCACCCTGCTGGACATGATCTACACCTCCACTCTCACTCTGGGGGTCTCCAACGTAATGGATGTGCTCCTGGCTGCCTCCCACCTGCACCTCAACACTGTGGTCAAGGCCTGCAAGCACCACCTCACCTCCCGCAGCTTCCCCACATCGCCCCCGCGTGGTTGGAGTTCGCCAGTGCAGCAGCAGCGGTTCAGCCATGCAGTGGACCAGCAGCACCTGAGGCAGTCTCCGTCCCAGGCAGCAGCCATGGCCGGGGTCAACTCCAGGCAGCAAAGATCTGTCCTACTCCAGCAGCTGGGGCTCAGCCTGGTCACATCGGCCCTGGAAGGTAGCCTCGACGTTGGCGAGACTGAGTTGGATGCTAGCCAGGCTGGAGGCAGGGACGGAGGGGTTGGAGCGGATGGAAGCATGGAGCAACTGGCAGCTCTCTCTGGTCGGCGTCACCACAAACGCAAGAGCTCTTCTCCCCAAATGTTTCAGGAGGAGAGGCTGAACAGCAAGCAGAGTGGGTGCAGGCTGTCTGAGGGGAATCATGGGGAGGGCTGCCCAAGGGTCTCCAGGAGTAATGGGGGTGATGAGCTTCACTCCCCTGACTCCCTGAAGACAGACGAGTGCCTCTGCCTGGAGAGGGGAAGTGCAGAGAAGCAGGAGGAGAAGTATGAAGGGACTTTACAAGAAGAGGTACAGCTGCCTAGCCAATCAGATAGTAATGTGGGAGGGACACAggatgatgggggagaggattTGCCCCAGGATCACACAGGGGGTTCTCAGgtggatggagggattgtgtttAAAGTGaaagtgggagaagatggagaagaggaggatcaTAAGATGGATGTAGTTGTGAAGAGTGAGCAGGTGAACTCTTATCCAGACACATCAGGTGTGTTCAATTATCCTCCATTCCCATCCGAGGACACTGGTGATCATCAGGATGAGCCAGTTAATGATGAGAAAGACATACTCAGCCCGAAGGGAAATGACCCAAGCTCATCCAACCCCCAAGCTAGCTCCAATCCTCAGACAGACATACACCCACTCCAAGACAACACGGATGGAGGAGATGGGTTTTCTGATAATGAGGGCCTAGACAGAAACCAAGACCTGGGCCTTTCCTGCATTCTCAACCCCAGGAGTCAGCTTGAGGCATTAGGAGAGGACAGTCTCATTAACACCACCATCAGTGAGGCTCAGGCAGAAAGCAATGAGGCTGTTAGGTCACTTCAAAACTCAGAGGCAACAaatgcctcctcttcctcccttatGTTCCCAGTAACCTCTGTCCCCTTCCAGCAGCTCCTCAGTAGCGAGGGGCACAGTTTCGGTGATGGATTCATCCTTCAGTCCACCCAGACTCAGGATGTTCTGGGGGGGTTCTTGAGGGGCATCAGGCCAGATGTAGGCACCTTGGGCAGCCTCAGTTTGAGCACATCCCTCTCCCGATCATCCAGGGCTGAGATGACCGGAGTTGGAGGTAGCTTAGGGCTGCCAGTTTACCGTCGCATCGCTCCAAAAGTGAACCCCAACTCTGAGGGCCAGATAGATGGACAACCCCAGGATCCTTCATCCTCTGGTCCAGCAGGGGGGGATACTGCTCCTCGCCCTGCCCTCACCAGAGCATCAGAGGACGTCCTTTCAAAGTGTAAGAAGGCCATGATGGAGCACAACGTCCTGGTAGTGGAGGGGGCAAGGAAATACGCCTGCCGGATCTGCTGTAAGACCTTCCTAAACCTGACTGACTGTAAGAAACACATCAGAgtccacacaggagaaaagccctACGCCTGCCTCAAGTGTGGCAAACGCTTCAGTCAGTCGTCCCATTTGTACAAACACTCCAAGACCACCTGTCTACGCTGGCAGAGCAGCCACCTGCCTGCCACGCTGCTCTGA
- the LOC124010985 gene encoding zinc finger and BTB domain-containing protein 5-like isoform X2 produces MDFPGHFENIFQQLNHQRVSGQLCDCVIVVGGQHFRAHRSVLAACSTHFRALLNAVEGDGAGASVMELDLEVVTPEAFSTLLDMIYTSTLTLGVSNVMDVLLAASHLHLNTVVKACKHHLTSRSFPTSPPRGWSSPVQQQRFSHAVDQQHLRQSPSQAAAMAGVNSRQQRSVLLQQLGLSLVTSALEGSLDVGETELDASQAGGRDGGVGADGSMEQLAALSGRRHHKRKSSSPQMFQEERLNSKQSGCRLSEGNHGEGCPRVSRSNGGDELHSPDSLKTDECLCLERGSAEKQEEKYEGTLQEEVQLPSQSDSNVGGTQDDGGEDLPQDHTGGSQVDGGIVFKVKVGEDGEEEDHKMDVVVKSEQVNSYPDTSGVFNYPPFPSEDTGDHQDEPVNDEKDILSPKGNDPSSSNPQASSNPQTDIHPLQDNTDGGDGFSDNEGLDRNQDLGLSCILNPRSQLEALGEDSLINTTISEAQAESNEAVRSLQNSEATNASSSSLMFPVTSVPFQQLLSSEGHSFGDGFILQSTQTQDVLGGFLRGIRPDVGTLGSLSLSTSLSRSSRAEMTGVGGSLGLPVYRRIAPKVNPNSEGQIDGQPQDPSSSGPAGGDTAPRPALTRASEDVLSKCKKAMMEHNVLVVEGARKYACRICCKTFLNLTDCKKHIRVHTGEKPYACLKCGKRFSQSSHLYKHSKTTCLRWQSSHLPATLL; encoded by the coding sequence ATGGACTTCCCAGGTCACTTCGAGAACATCTTCCAGCAGCTGAATCACCAGCGTGTCAGTGGTCAGCTCTGTGACTGTGTGATCGTAGTGGGGGGCCAACACTTCAGGGCCCACCGCTCTGTCCTGGCAGCCTGCAGTACACACTTCAGGGCCCTTCTGAATGCAGTGGAGGGGGATGGTGCAGGAGCCAGTGTGATGGAGCTGGATCTGGAGGTAGTGACTCCTGAGGCTTTCTCCACCCTGCTGGACATGATCTACACCTCCACTCTCACTCTGGGGGTCTCCAACGTAATGGATGTGCTCCTGGCTGCCTCCCACCTGCACCTCAACACTGTGGTCAAGGCCTGCAAGCACCACCTCACCTCCCGCAGCTTCCCCACATCGCCCCCGCGTGGTTGGAGTTCGCCAGTGCAGCAGCAGCGGTTCAGCCATGCAGTGGACCAGCAGCACCTGAGGCAGTCTCCGTCCCAGGCAGCAGCCATGGCCGGGGTCAACTCCAGGCAGCAAAGATCTGTCCTACTCCAGCAGCTGGGGCTCAGCCTGGTCACATCGGCCCTGGAAGGTAGCCTCGACGTTGGCGAGACTGAGTTGGATGCTAGCCAGGCTGGAGGCAGGGACGGAGGGGTTGGAGCGGATGGAAGCATGGAGCAACTGGCAGCTCTCTCTGGTCGGCGTCACCACAAACGCAAGAGCTCTTCTCCCCAAATGTTTCAGGAGGAGAGGCTGAACAGCAAGCAGAGTGGGTGCAGGCTGTCTGAGGGGAATCATGGGGAGGGCTGCCCAAGGGTCTCCAGGAGTAATGGGGGTGATGAGCTTCACTCCCCTGACTCCCTGAAGACAGACGAGTGCCTCTGCCTGGAGAGGGGAAGTGCAGAGAAGCAGGAGGAGAAGTATGAAGGGACTTTACAAGAAGAGGTACAGCTGCCTAGCCAATCAGATAGTAATGTGGGAGGGACACAggatgatgggggagaggattTGCCCCAGGATCACACAGGGGGTTCTCAGgtggatggagggattgtgtttAAAGTGaaagtgggagaagatggagaagaggaggatcaTAAGATGGATGTAGTTGTGAAGAGTGAGCAGGTGAACTCTTATCCAGACACATCAGGTGTGTTCAATTATCCTCCATTCCCATCCGAGGACACTGGTGATCATCAGGATGAGCCAGTTAATGATGAGAAAGACATACTCAGCCCGAAGGGAAATGACCCAAGCTCATCCAACCCCCAAGCTAGCTCCAATCCTCAGACAGACATACACCCACTCCAAGACAACACGGATGGAGGAGATGGGTTTTCTGATAATGAGGGCCTAGACAGAAACCAAGACCTGGGCCTTTCCTGCATTCTCAACCCCAGGAGTCAGCTTGAGGCATTAGGAGAGGACAGTCTCATTAACACCACCATCAGTGAGGCTCAGGCAGAAAGCAATGAGGCTGTTAGGTCACTTCAAAACTCAGAGGCAACAaatgcctcctcttcctcccttatGTTCCCAGTAACCTCTGTCCCCTTCCAGCAGCTCCTCAGTAGCGAGGGGCACAGTTTCGGTGATGGATTCATCCTTCAGTCCACCCAGACTCAGGATGTTCTGGGGGGGTTCTTGAGGGGCATCAGGCCAGATGTAGGCACCTTGGGCAGCCTCAGTTTGAGCACATCCCTCTCCCGATCATCCAGGGCTGAGATGACCGGAGTTGGAGGTAGCTTAGGGCTGCCAGTTTACCGTCGCATCGCTCCAAAAGTGAACCCCAACTCTGAGGGCCAGATAGATGGACAACCCCAGGATCCTTCATCCTCTGGTCCAGCAGGGGGGGATACTGCTCCTCGCCCTGCCCTCACCAGAGCATCAGAGGACGTCCTTTCAAAGTGTAAGAAGGCCATGATGGAGCACAACGTCCTGGTAGTGGAGGGGGCAAGGAAATACGCCTGCCGGATCTGCTGTAAGACCTTCCTAAACCTGACTGACTGTAAGAAACACATCAGAgtccacacaggagaaaagccctACGCCTGCCTCAAGTGTGGCAAACGCTTCAGTCAGTCGTCCCATTTGTACAAACACTCCAAGACCACCTGTCTACGCTGGCAGAGCAGCCACCTGCCTGCCACGCTGCTCTGA